The proteins below are encoded in one region of bacterium:
- the hpnH gene encoding adenosyl-hopene transferase HpnH, whose translation MPIPVRQAVRVGTYVFKNKLRRREKFPLIVELEPLFACNLECPGCGKIQYPTEVLRKRVSVGEAVAAMEECGAPMVSIAGGEPLLHPQIDDMVDELIKRKKFVYLCTNAVLLRRKMDKFKPSPYFSFVVHVDGLQERHDLAVAREGVFDEVVEAVNEAKAKGFRVTTNSTFFSTDSPENVRSVLDFLNDDLEVDSMMISPGYAYEKAPDQEHFLPVEQTKSLFRDAFSEGKRKKWRLNHTPLFLDFLEGKVEYECTAWGIPSYSVFGWQRPCYLMADGYTETYQELIETTDWDSYGRGRDPRCDNCMAHCGYEPTAVFATMKSLKESIRAAVGTN comes from the coding sequence ATGCCCATCCCTGTTCGCCAAGCGGTGAGGGTTGGCACCTACGTGTTCAAGAACAAGCTGCGGCGCCGTGAGAAGTTCCCGTTGATCGTGGAGTTGGAGCCGCTGTTCGCCTGCAACCTGGAGTGCCCCGGTTGCGGCAAGATCCAATACCCCACCGAGGTGCTGCGCAAGCGGGTCAGCGTGGGCGAGGCGGTGGCCGCCATGGAGGAGTGCGGTGCCCCGATGGTGTCCATCGCCGGAGGGGAGCCGCTGCTGCACCCCCAGATAGATGACATGGTGGACGAACTCATCAAGCGCAAGAAATTCGTGTACCTGTGTACCAACGCGGTTTTGCTGCGGCGCAAGATGGACAAGTTCAAGCCGTCGCCCTACTTCTCGTTCGTGGTTCACGTGGACGGGCTCCAAGAGCGCCACGACCTGGCCGTGGCCCGAGAGGGCGTGTTCGACGAGGTCGTGGAGGCCGTCAACGAGGCCAAGGCCAAGGGTTTCCGGGTCACCACCAACAGCACCTTCTTCAGCACCGACAGCCCCGAAAACGTTCGCAGCGTGCTCGACTTCTTGAACGACGACCTGGAAGTCGATTCCATGATGATCTCTCCGGGGTACGCCTACGAGAAGGCTCCCGACCAGGAGCACTTCTTGCCGGTTGAGCAGACCAAGAGCCTTTTCCGGGATGCTTTCTCCGAGGGCAAGCGCAAGAAGTGGCGGCTGAACCACACGCCGCTGTTCTTGGACTTCCTCGAGGGGAAGGTGGAGTACGAATGCACCGCCTGGGGCATTCCCAGCTATTCGGTGTTCGGCTGGCAGCGGCCCTGCTATCTCATGGCCGACGGCTATACCGAGACCTACCAGGAGCTGATCGAGACCACCGACTGGGACAGCTACGGCCGGGGCAGGGATCCCCGCTGCGACAACTGCATGGCCCACTGCGGCTACGAGCCCACCGCCGTGTTCGCCACCATGAAGTCGCTGAAAGAATCCATTCGGGCCGCAGTCGGAACCAACTAG
- the shc gene encoding squalene--hopene cyclase produces MGVEQSLAKATERLLSLQDTQGWWKDELETNVSIEAEDLFLREFLGIADPEVTRQTANWIRHNQRADGTWATFYQGPADLSVTVEAYWALRYAGDPVDADHMAKAAAYIRDEGGLERSRVFTRIWMALFDLWRWEDLPALPPEVIFLPKQVPLNIYDFACWARQTLVALTVVGAHRPVRSMGLNLDEIRTGAIPPERELAPPGSPARRFQRLDQVLHLYENRPQRRVRGWALSRAEQWIIARQESDGCWGGIQPPWVYSLLALYVRGYSLHHPILAQGLAGFDAWTIVEDDMRRLECCQSPVWDTCLALLALADAGVDAEDPQMVAGARWLIDQEVQIVGDWAEQRPHLAPGGWAFEFENNYYPDLDDTAEVALALRRIHHPDAKQVNRALDRAVIWTQGMQCSDGGWAAFDADNCSPLVAELPFCDFGEVIDPPSADVTAHVVEMLAELDGDGVGLPVDRNAVERGVQWLTSEQEEDGSWYGRWGANYIYGTGAVVPALISAGVPADDGRVVRACRWLESVQNHDGGWGEDMRSYVDDNWRGRGESTPSQTAWALLALIAAGRADEEPARRGVVWLLENQRDDGDWDEPWYTGTGFSGDFYIRYHLYRLVFPLMALGRWVRATTGKE; encoded by the coding sequence ATGGGCGTTGAGCAATCTCTGGCCAAGGCCACCGAACGGCTACTCAGCCTTCAAGACACCCAGGGGTGGTGGAAAGACGAGCTTGAGACCAACGTGTCCATCGAGGCTGAGGATCTGTTCCTCCGGGAGTTCTTGGGCATCGCCGATCCGGAGGTCACCCGGCAGACGGCCAATTGGATCCGCCATAACCAGCGAGCCGATGGCACATGGGCCACCTTCTACCAGGGTCCGGCCGATCTATCGGTGACCGTGGAGGCCTACTGGGCGCTGCGCTACGCGGGCGATCCCGTTGATGCCGACCATATGGCCAAAGCCGCGGCCTACATCCGCGACGAGGGAGGGTTGGAGCGCAGCCGGGTGTTCACCCGAATTTGGATGGCGCTGTTCGACCTGTGGCGATGGGAGGACCTGCCCGCTCTGCCTCCAGAGGTGATCTTTCTGCCCAAGCAGGTTCCGCTGAACATCTATGACTTCGCCTGCTGGGCCCGCCAAACCCTGGTCGCTCTGACTGTGGTGGGGGCTCACCGCCCGGTGCGGTCGATGGGACTGAACCTCGACGAGATCCGCACCGGGGCCATTCCTCCGGAACGGGAGCTCGCCCCGCCCGGGAGTCCAGCTCGTCGATTCCAGCGCCTCGATCAGGTGCTGCATCTCTACGAGAACCGCCCCCAACGGCGAGTTCGGGGGTGGGCGCTCAGCCGGGCTGAGCAGTGGATCATCGCCCGCCAGGAGTCAGACGGCTGCTGGGGCGGCATCCAGCCGCCGTGGGTGTACTCGCTTCTGGCCCTGTACGTTCGGGGTTATTCCCTGCACCATCCCATCTTGGCCCAAGGGCTGGCCGGGTTCGACGCTTGGACCATCGTCGAAGACGACATGCGCCGCCTGGAGTGCTGCCAGTCGCCGGTGTGGGATACCTGTCTGGCACTGCTGGCACTGGCCGACGCTGGTGTGGACGCCGAAGACCCGCAGATGGTGGCCGGGGCCCGCTGGCTCATAGATCAGGAGGTTCAGATCGTGGGCGACTGGGCCGAGCAGCGTCCTCATCTGGCTCCGGGAGGATGGGCGTTCGAATTCGAGAACAACTACTACCCCGATCTGGACGACACGGCCGAGGTGGCTCTCGCCCTGCGCCGCATTCACCATCCCGATGCCAAGCAGGTGAATCGAGCATTGGATCGGGCGGTGATTTGGACCCAGGGGATGCAGTGCTCCGATGGGGGCTGGGCGGCGTTCGACGCCGACAACTGCTCCCCGTTGGTGGCCGAGCTGCCGTTCTGCGATTTCGGAGAGGTCATCGATCCGCCGTCGGCCGATGTGACCGCCCATGTGGTGGAGATGCTTGCCGAGCTGGATGGCGACGGGGTGGGCTTGCCCGTTGATCGAAATGCGGTAGAGCGCGGCGTCCAATGGCTCACCTCCGAACAAGAGGAGGACGGTTCCTGGTATGGGCGCTGGGGAGCCAACTACATCTACGGCACCGGGGCCGTGGTCCCGGCTTTGATCAGCGCCGGGGTGCCGGCCGATGACGGCCGGGTGGTGCGAGCCTGCCGTTGGCTGGAGTCGGTGCAGAACCACGACGGTGGGTGGGGCGAGGACATGCGCTCCTATGTCGATGACAACTGGCGGGGGCGGGGGGAGTCCACCCCGTCGCAGACTGCGTGGGCGCTGCTGGCGCTGATCGCGGCGGGCCGGGCCGACGAGGAACCGGCTCGAAGAGGGGTGGTGTGGCTGCTGGAAAACCAGCGCGACGACGGAGATTGGGACGAGCCCTGGTATACCGGCACCGGCTTCTCCGGGGACTTCTACATCCGGTACCACCTCTACCGCCTGGTGTTCCCGCTGATGGCTCTGGGCCGCTGGGTGCGAGCGACTACGGGGAAGGAGTGA
- a CDS encoding polyprenyl synthetase family protein: protein MSEGVPVPGILKRARELVAPAIVAALSGLCPELREPAEYHFQSPGKGTRPALAILSAEAVGAPSETGVPGAVAIELIHDFSLIHDDIIDNDAERRHRPTVWAKFGIGVGVVVGDALHNLAYEVLLSDPTPPKVKAAKHLTKAVSAMIVGQSMDMAFEEKSLVAMEECLAMEQGKTGALLSYATSVGAILAEADDSVVGGLSEFGAQMGVAFQAVDDLLGIWGDPERTGKPAGADLRERKKSVPVVIALNSGTSAADELAELYSRPDWDAGGVDAARALVEAGGGREGTQQLARTHYDMAVSALDSLAVHEEVVDEAVEELRLLADFIVGRDF, encoded by the coding sequence GTGAGTGAGGGAGTTCCGGTTCCGGGAATCCTCAAGCGAGCCAGGGAGTTGGTCGCCCCGGCCATCGTCGCCGCGCTGAGCGGTCTGTGCCCTGAGCTGCGAGAGCCCGCCGAATACCACTTCCAAAGTCCGGGCAAGGGGACCCGTCCGGCGCTGGCCATTCTGTCAGCCGAAGCCGTGGGCGCCCCTTCGGAGACAGGAGTTCCCGGAGCGGTGGCTATTGAGCTGATTCACGATTTCTCGCTCATCCACGACGACATCATCGACAACGATGCCGAGCGCCGGCACCGGCCCACGGTATGGGCCAAGTTCGGCATCGGAGTCGGCGTAGTGGTGGGAGACGCTCTGCACAACTTGGCCTATGAGGTACTGCTGTCCGATCCCACACCCCCCAAGGTCAAGGCGGCCAAGCATCTGACCAAAGCAGTTTCGGCAATGATCGTCGGCCAGAGCATGGACATGGCCTTTGAGGAGAAGTCTCTCGTCGCCATGGAAGAGTGTCTGGCCATGGAACAGGGCAAGACCGGGGCGCTGTTGTCGTACGCAACTTCGGTCGGGGCGATTCTGGCGGAGGCTGATGACTCGGTGGTCGGTGGCCTGTCGGAGTTCGGCGCTCAAATGGGAGTGGCTTTCCAAGCAGTGGACGATCTTCTGGGGATCTGGGGTGATCCCGAGCGCACTGGCAAGCCCGCAGGGGCCGACCTTCGGGAGCGCAAGAAGTCGGTGCCGGTGGTGATCGCCCTCAACAGCGGCACGTCGGCGGCCGACGAGTTGGCCGAACTCTATTCCCGTCCCGACTGGGACGCCGGAGGGGTGGACGCAGCCCGGGCTTTGGTGGAGGCTGGGGGTGGCCGGGAAGGCACCCAGCAACTGGCCCGAACCCACTACGACATGGCTGTATCCGCCCTCGATTCTCTGGCCGTGCATGAGGAGGTCGTAGACGAGGCGGTGGAGGAGCTGCGGTTGCTGGCCGATTTCATCGTGGGGAGGGATTTCTGA